From one Gracilibacillus salinarum genomic stretch:
- a CDS encoding aldo/keto reductase: MKTIQIKGLDKPVTTLIQGSDYFKPNVYEKVCQVLDRYVAIGGNTIDTAHIYCGGESEVAIGMWLKERNNRDDIVILTKGAHHDQNGPRVNADAIRQDLFESLERLGTDYIDLYALHRDDPEVPVSEIIDALNEQIKAGRIKAIGGSNWTTERIQAANEYADANGLTGFSFNSPNLSLAKANEPFWKGCVSSDSEDLHWHEQTQLPLLSWSSQARGFFTGRFTPEDRSNQDLVRVFYSDANWDRLKRAEQLAEQKSVTAIQIALAYVLNQSFPTCALIGAQNEHELLSCLEGSSILLTKEETAWLENGSFAKKH; encoded by the coding sequence ATGAAAACGATTCAAATAAAAGGGCTTGATAAGCCTGTCACAACGTTGATTCAAGGCTCTGATTATTTTAAACCGAATGTGTATGAAAAAGTATGTCAGGTACTGGACCGGTATGTTGCGATTGGCGGGAATACGATCGACACGGCACACATTTATTGTGGCGGCGAGAGTGAAGTCGCAATTGGGATGTGGTTAAAAGAGCGCAATAATCGCGACGATATCGTTATTTTAACAAAAGGTGCCCATCACGATCAAAACGGACCACGCGTCAATGCCGACGCCATCCGTCAGGACCTTTTTGAAAGTTTAGAACGACTTGGCACGGATTATATTGATTTGTATGCTCTGCACCGGGATGATCCTGAAGTTCCCGTTAGCGAGATCATCGATGCGTTAAACGAGCAAATCAAAGCAGGTCGCATTAAAGCAATCGGCGGATCCAACTGGACAACCGAACGGATTCAGGCCGCCAATGAGTATGCCGACGCTAATGGCTTAACAGGATTTTCATTCAACAGTCCGAACCTCAGTTTAGCCAAGGCAAACGAACCTTTCTGGAAGGGATGTGTCTCCAGTGACAGTGAGGACCTACACTGGCATGAACAGACACAATTACCACTGTTATCATGGTCTTCTCAGGCAAGAGGATTTTTCACTGGACGATTTACACCAGAAGATCGAAGTAATCAAGACCTTGTACGTGTGTTCTATAGTGACGCAAATTGGGACCGGTTGAAACGAGCCGAACAATTAGCAGAGCAGAAAAGTGTGACAGCGATCCAGATTGCCTTAGCGTATGTACTGAATCAGTCTTTTCCCACCTGTGCATTGATCGGCGCCCAGAACGAACATGAGCTTCTCTCTTGCTTGGAAGGATCGAGCATTTTATTAACGAAAGAGGAAACGGCTTGGTTGGAGAATGGAAGTTTCGCAAAAAAACATTGA
- a CDS encoding Gfo/Idh/MocA family protein — MTIKWGVISTANIAKKAVIPGIKQSKTGEVYAIASRNLDHATEAAKELEIPVAYGSYEALIQDSKIDAVYIPLPNHLHKEWAIKAMEAGKHVLCEKPIALDAKEAEEMETASRKAGVVLAEAFMYRYHPRYQMIEEIIQSGEIGEIRGIHGAFTFNNAAAKENVRYRKDWGGGSLYDVGVYPISAARMIMKAEPQAATVHAFFSEEHDHVDMMAAGILEFDNGIALSFDCGMWAASRNRLEIIGTEGRIELPSAFVANQNEQDHFYLHTNKGTKEIEVPHVNQYALQADVIGKSIQSGEALPYPADDAVLNMKVLDACLTSAEERRRVEI, encoded by the coding sequence ATGACGATTAAATGGGGAGTTATCAGCACAGCAAATATCGCAAAAAAAGCCGTTATTCCTGGCATCAAACAATCCAAAACAGGTGAAGTCTATGCCATCGCCAGCCGTAATCTGGACCATGCAACAGAAGCCGCTAAAGAGTTAGAAATTCCGGTTGCCTATGGAAGCTATGAAGCATTAATACAAGATAGCAAAATTGATGCCGTTTACATTCCATTACCTAACCACCTGCATAAAGAATGGGCGATCAAAGCAATGGAAGCTGGTAAGCATGTATTATGTGAAAAGCCAATTGCTTTAGACGCTAAGGAAGCAGAGGAGATGGAAACAGCCAGCCGAAAAGCAGGAGTCGTTTTGGCAGAAGCCTTTATGTACCGGTATCATCCACGATATCAAATGATCGAGGAAATCATTCAATCCGGTGAGATCGGAGAAATCCGCGGTATACACGGTGCATTCACCTTCAATAACGCTGCTGCAAAGGAAAACGTCCGCTATCGAAAGGATTGGGGTGGTGGTTCTTTATATGATGTCGGTGTTTATCCGATTAGTGCTGCGAGAATGATTATGAAAGCAGAGCCACAAGCCGCAACAGTCCATGCATTCTTTTCAGAAGAGCATGATCACGTCGATATGATGGCTGCGGGGATTTTAGAATTTGATAACGGGATTGCTCTAAGCTTTGATTGTGGCATGTGGGCTGCCTCTCGTAACCGGTTGGAGATTATCGGGACAGAAGGCCGAATCGAACTGCCATCCGCTTTTGTTGCCAATCAAAATGAGCAGGATCATTTTTACCTGCACACCAATAAGGGAACAAAGGAGATCGAAGTTCCACACGTCAATCAGTATGCCCTTCAGGCTGATGTGATTGGAAAAAGCATTCAAAGCGGTGAGGCATTACCATATCCAGCTGATGATGCGGTGTTAAACATGAAAGTACTCGACGCTTGCCTTACTTCTGCGGAGGAAAGAAGACGTGTTGAAATCTAA
- a CDS encoding AraC family transcriptional regulator, with protein sequence MNRQVLLPTLKKHAYMILPESVGAYQMAADHQVYREAGSLDNFSIHIVLAGTGFVEMDGKQFTLQKGDAFLYFPQQEQTYFSSSVDPWSVRWVHFYGSTLTNFLSEIGFGRFTLWRLPDLIRLVKEHELLLQEAEENSFLQLSQLSTLTYSFLSCFTNQAVPRESKSNQEIDLRIQSLLPKMQEKAPEPFDLEYWAAETGVSTYYFCRLFKRVTKMTPMTFVTLCRLQWSKQLLLEEKNLTVKEIAERSGYPNPSYFNKLFLENEGITPTKYRQMYV encoded by the coding sequence ATGAATCGTCAAGTGCTATTACCAACGTTAAAAAAACATGCCTATATGATCCTTCCGGAATCAGTCGGTGCTTATCAGATGGCTGCAGATCATCAGGTCTATCGTGAGGCGGGTTCGTTAGATAATTTTAGTATTCATATTGTTCTTGCTGGTACTGGTTTTGTAGAAATGGATGGTAAGCAATTTACGCTGCAAAAAGGGGATGCCTTTCTTTATTTCCCGCAGCAGGAACAGACTTATTTTAGCAGTTCGGTTGATCCGTGGAGCGTCAGATGGGTTCATTTTTACGGAAGTACGTTAACTAACTTTTTGTCAGAGATTGGCTTTGGTCGTTTTACCTTGTGGCGATTACCAGATTTGATAAGGCTGGTGAAGGAGCATGAGTTATTGTTGCAGGAAGCAGAGGAGAACAGCTTTTTGCAATTATCACAATTATCCACTCTTACGTATTCCTTCTTGTCCTGTTTTACTAACCAAGCCGTTCCAAGGGAATCAAAATCAAATCAGGAAATTGATTTGCGGATCCAATCCCTTTTGCCGAAAATGCAGGAGAAGGCACCCGAACCATTCGACTTGGAATATTGGGCAGCCGAAACAGGAGTAAGTACGTATTATTTTTGCAGATTGTTCAAACGTGTCACCAAAATGACGCCGATGACCTTTGTCACCTTATGTCGTTTACAATGGAGTAAACAATTACTGCTGGAAGAAAAAAATCTCACCGTCAAAGAAATCGCCGAACGCTCCGGTTATCCCAACCCGAGCTATTTTAATAAGCTATTTCTGGAGAATGAAGGAATCACCCCAACGAAGTATCGGCAAATGTATGTGTGA
- a CDS encoding phosphate/phosphite/phosphonate ABC transporter substrate-binding protein yields MKSLLGRMVLPLLFVFILAACNNAEGATTAEAESGNGEWPESITLVQMPDENNPTEAATMHTSLKEHISEELGIEVQEFDGGSYAVGIEAMAAGNLDVMLASPMSYYQAKQKAGAELLVTPVVPGGTEYYTDFVTQADNEDINSLEDLKGTNFAFVNAASSSGYLYPKATLVQELDLDPDKIEQSGYFFENVVFSEGHPNSLMGVAMGDYEAAAVAHQVMEMMGESDSFNPDDIKVIGRTSNIPDASYIVRGDLPEDFKKALKDAFVSFENEEYFEALHGDAGTRFEATEADYYDPAIEMLDTINALEDVQE; encoded by the coding sequence ATGAAAAGTTTGTTAGGAAGAATGGTTTTACCGCTTTTATTCGTATTTATTTTAGCAGCATGCAATAACGCAGAAGGTGCCACAACAGCAGAAGCGGAGTCTGGAAATGGTGAATGGCCAGAGTCGATTACATTGGTACAGATGCCGGACGAAAATAATCCGACAGAAGCTGCGACTATGCATACTTCTTTAAAAGAACATATTTCTGAAGAACTTGGTATCGAAGTACAGGAATTTGATGGTGGAAGCTATGCAGTTGGAATTGAAGCAATGGCTGCGGGGAATCTTGATGTTATGCTGGCAAGCCCGATGAGCTACTATCAGGCAAAACAAAAGGCAGGCGCGGAATTATTAGTTACACCTGTCGTGCCAGGAGGAACCGAGTATTACACTGATTTTGTTACACAAGCAGACAATGAGGACATTAATAGTTTAGAAGATTTAAAAGGAACTAACTTTGCTTTTGTTAATGCCGCTTCTTCTTCTGGTTACCTTTATCCAAAGGCTACGCTGGTACAGGAATTGGATTTAGATCCGGACAAAATTGAACAATCTGGTTATTTCTTTGAAAATGTCGTGTTTTCTGAAGGACACCCAAATAGCTTGATGGGTGTAGCGATGGGAGATTACGAGGCAGCAGCTGTCGCTCACCAGGTGATGGAAATGATGGGGGAATCAGATAGTTTTAATCCAGATGATATCAAAGTGATTGGCCGTACATCTAACATTCCGGATGCATCTTATATTGTTCGAGGTGACTTACCGGAAGATTTCAAAAAAGCATTAAAGGATGCCTTCGTATCATTTGAAAATGAAGAATACTTTGAGGCACTTCATGGTGATGCGGGCACTCGATTCGAAGCAACCGAAGCGGATTATTATGATCCGGCAATCGAAATGTTAGATACCATTAATGCGTTAGAGGATGTGCAGGAATAA
- the phnC gene encoding phosphonate ABC transporter ATP-binding protein: MEAVLSIRDLVKVYGKETRALNGISLDFYPGEFIVVIGPSGAGKSTFIRCINRLVDPTEGDIVFDNQHMEKFSGRKLRDQRSKIGMIFQHYNLVSRTNVIKNVLHGQLSNTPLYKSLLGLYSQQDKQEAVELLKKVGLEDQMYKRADALSGGQMQRVGICRALLQRPKILLADEPIASLDPVSANIVMQQLHSISIEKQLTCVVNLHQVDYAKRYASRIIGIKKGEVVFDGSPAQLTDSMVRDIYEGKESQMTLQNKGGAAQAVANEDGKVSGAEQ, from the coding sequence ATGGAAGCAGTATTATCAATACGAGATTTAGTCAAAGTATATGGAAAAGAAACGCGTGCGCTCAATGGCATTTCTCTAGATTTTTATCCTGGTGAGTTTATCGTTGTGATTGGCCCATCAGGAGCGGGGAAATCTACTTTTATCCGTTGCATCAACCGTCTGGTCGATCCAACGGAAGGTGATATTGTATTTGATAATCAGCATATGGAAAAATTTAGCGGGCGAAAATTGCGTGATCAACGTTCTAAAATCGGTATGATTTTTCAGCATTATAATCTAGTGAGCCGTACCAATGTGATTAAAAATGTGTTGCATGGCCAATTAAGCAATACTCCTTTATACAAGAGTTTACTAGGTTTGTACAGCCAGCAGGATAAACAAGAAGCAGTAGAGTTACTGAAAAAAGTCGGACTCGAAGACCAGATGTATAAACGCGCGGATGCCTTATCCGGTGGTCAGATGCAACGAGTTGGTATTTGCAGAGCGCTGCTCCAACGACCGAAAATTTTACTGGCGGATGAACCGATTGCTTCACTTGATCCGGTGTCTGCCAATATTGTCATGCAACAATTACACAGTATTTCGATTGAAAAGCAATTAACGTGTGTAGTCAATCTCCACCAGGTGGATTATGCCAAGCGATACGCGTCTCGAATTATCGGAATTAAAAAAGGGGAAGTGGTGTTTGATGGCTCACCGGCCCAGTTAACAGATTCGATGGTACGAGATATCTATGAAGGAAAAGAATCGCAAATGACATTGCAAAATAAAGGTGGAGCAGCTCAGGCGGTTGCGAATGAAGACGGAAAAGTGAGTGGAGCGGAACAATGA
- the phnE gene encoding phosphonate ABC transporter, permease protein PhnE has product MKMRSTNQIPIKQGGSSKAIITVSALLAASIFSIYYLKLSFIDMVMGLPNFIMFFFQKFFPANLENIKEYIPLVIDTLGYAVIATYISSIVAFILGILISEHTNKFKPLRVFVRGFISILRNIPFIIWGALLVYIFGIGGIVGVIALILVTVGFLGKSYAESIDEISGDKLEALQANGASYFQILFHGVIPQFVPAWINWTLFSFEINVRASTVIGLVGAGGIGVLIDTNINLFNYGEALTIITVIVCIILVTEYVTNSIRSRIA; this is encoded by the coding sequence ATGAAAATGCGATCAACTAATCAAATTCCGATTAAACAAGGCGGATCCAGTAAAGCCATCATAACGGTATCGGCCTTGTTGGCAGCCAGCATTTTTAGTATCTATTATTTAAAATTAAGTTTTATCGACATGGTAATGGGATTGCCAAATTTCATCATGTTTTTCTTTCAGAAATTCTTCCCAGCGAATTTGGAGAATATCAAAGAATATATTCCTTTAGTAATTGACACGTTGGGATATGCCGTGATTGCTACTTATATTTCATCTATCGTTGCCTTTATTTTAGGTATCTTAATCTCGGAACATACGAATAAATTCAAACCACTACGCGTATTTGTCCGAGGTTTTATTTCAATCTTAAGAAATATTCCATTCATCATCTGGGGGGCATTATTGGTTTATATTTTCGGCATTGGTGGCATTGTCGGTGTCATCGCCTTAATTCTCGTAACAGTCGGTTTTCTTGGCAAAAGTTATGCAGAATCTATTGATGAAATTTCCGGTGATAAGCTGGAGGCATTGCAGGCGAATGGTGCGTCGTATTTTCAAATTTTATTTCATGGTGTCATCCCGCAATTTGTACCTGCCTGGATTAATTGGACATTATTTTCATTTGAGATAAACGTTCGTGCATCGACTGTTATCGGTTTAGTAGGTGCCGGCGGGATTGGTGTCTTAATTGATACCAATATTAATTTATTTAATTATGGTGAGGCGTTGACGATCATCACGGTCATTGTTTGTATTATTTTAGTAACAGAATACGTCACAAATTCGATTCGCAGTCGAATTGCATAA
- a CDS encoding PhnE/PtxC family ABC transporter permease yields the protein MERIRVTSKGSAVKSILTAFILVTVFIGSIKLVNLDVQKFFERLENVPAVIGRMMVIDLSVIPNALLACLTSLSLAFLTLVVSVIIAMLLSFLAARNITPSNYLANFIKAFFAVIRSVPGLVWGLMVIASLGFGYTSGFIAMLLSSIGYLIKLFTGSIEEVGTDIVEAMRSTGASWFNIVFHGLIPLCITSFFGWITVRFEGDVAESIGLGIIGVGGIGLLLTKAIGAYDYAQTTTILIVICLLMLVLEFSMTKLKTMVKYGESR from the coding sequence ATGGAGCGTATACGAGTAACTTCAAAAGGGAGTGCCGTCAAATCAATATTAACTGCTTTTATCCTGGTCACCGTGTTTATTGGCTCGATTAAGCTCGTTAACCTAGATGTTCAGAAATTCTTTGAAAGATTGGAAAATGTGCCAGCTGTGATCGGGAGAATGATGGTGATCGATTTAAGTGTTATCCCAAATGCTTTACTAGCTTGTTTGACCAGTTTATCACTTGCTTTTCTGACATTAGTGGTATCGGTTATCATTGCCATGCTGTTGAGCTTTTTGGCAGCAAGAAACATTACGCCAAGCAACTATCTGGCCAATTTTATTAAAGCTTTTTTTGCGGTAATCCGTTCGGTGCCCGGTCTTGTCTGGGGATTAATGGTCATCGCCAGTCTCGGATTTGGCTATACATCAGGTTTCATCGCCATGTTGTTATCTTCGATCGGTTATCTGATTAAATTGTTTACCGGAAGTATTGAAGAAGTCGGTACCGATATTGTTGAAGCGATGCGGTCAACAGGGGCGTCTTGGTTCAATATTGTTTTTCACGGTTTAATTCCACTTTGTATTACTTCTTTCTTCGGTTGGATTACTGTCCGCTTTGAAGGGGACGTAGCGGAGTCGATCGGTTTAGGTATTATCGGTGTCGGTGGTATTGGGCTGCTTTTGACAAAAGCGATTGGTGCTTATGATTATGCCCAAACGACGACGATTCTGATTGTTATCTGTCTACTGATGTTAGTGCTGGAATTCTCGATGACAAAGCTGAAGACCATGGTGAAGTATGGGGAAAGCAGATAA
- a CDS encoding tyrosine-protein phosphatase, which yields MIKNAKLNWVRLPLVSVDNCRELGGYSTADGQQTKWHELLRSSDMSKLTEEDITFLNEYGVKTVIDLRGEDEIVAKPNALVKEDFCHYYNFPFITKQVSNITYSTTEKRFMGDFYIELLEDNKVLHDIFYRIAHAEEGGIIFHCAGGKDRTGILAMMLLSLAGVEKKDIISNYEVSYTNLKTMHTEEDLPEGIPVDYMYSKGEYMEKTYEYLTATYETVEQYLLAKGVEQEVITLVKNRLIDKGSVVTI from the coding sequence ATGATCAAGAATGCAAAATTAAATTGGGTTCGTTTGCCATTAGTGAGCGTCGACAATTGCCGTGAGCTAGGCGGTTACAGTACAGCGGATGGTCAGCAGACAAAATGGCACGAACTATTACGATCCAGTGATATGAGCAAGTTAACCGAAGAGGATATCACTTTTTTAAATGAGTACGGCGTGAAGACGGTCATCGATTTACGTGGTGAAGATGAAATCGTGGCAAAACCTAATGCATTAGTGAAGGAGGATTTCTGTCACTATTACAATTTTCCGTTTATCACGAAGCAGGTATCTAATATTACTTATTCCACTACAGAAAAACGATTCATGGGAGACTTTTACATTGAATTACTGGAAGATAATAAAGTGCTCCATGACATTTTCTATCGTATCGCACATGCTGAGGAAGGCGGAATTATCTTTCATTGCGCAGGCGGTAAAGACCGAACGGGAATCCTGGCCATGATGCTTCTGAGCTTAGCCGGCGTCGAGAAAAAGGACATCATCTCCAATTATGAAGTGAGTTATACCAACCTAAAGACGATGCACACAGAAGAGGATCTCCCTGAAGGTATTCCGGTAGATTATATGTACTCGAAAGGGGAGTACATGGAGAAAACGTACGAGTATCTCACAGCTACATATGAAACGGTTGAACAGTATTTATTAGCTAAAGGCGTGGAACAGGAAGTCATTACACTGGTGAAGAATCGATTGATTGATAAGGGTTCAGTTGTGACTATATAA
- a CDS encoding alpha/beta fold hydrolase, translating into MENYHSTIIGKGEPLIFLPATGFPGIEGLNIAEYLSDTYECHLVDLPGIGKSEGISDKVTVAKIAQWIKVYIDHHQIDQAVFVGHSLGRD; encoded by the coding sequence ATGGAAAACTATCATTCTACCATTATAGGAAAGGGCGAGCCTTTAATTTTCTTACCTGCGACAGGTTTTCCCGGTATAGAAGGGTTAAATATAGCTGAATATCTATCAGATACATATGAGTGTCATTTAGTAGATCTTCCCGGTATCGGAAAAAGTGAAGGGATATCAGACAAAGTTACCGTTGCTAAAATTGCCCAGTGGATAAAGGTGTACATCGATCACCATCAAATCGATCAAGCAGTATTTGTGGGGCATTCGCTGGGGCGGGATTAG
- a CDS encoding alpha/beta fold hydrolase — translation MCFATLYPDHVAKIVLLDQGHKKMPLFPKEYGLFRFAIPLVSVFESVFGNAFVKIIEKPFLAVESEVEKEQSMEKFCDRFYLEESDYIRKAFREEVPVNREGIRLLFGYYRLHLPKLLHRITAPCLLIYASFKDKNMKEEQVTAKEIEHLQPNQNIELFKMDTQHYMHWEDEECLVKIKAFLLD, via the coding sequence ATGTGCTTTGCGACATTATATCCAGATCATGTGGCGAAGATAGTATTATTGGACCAAGGTCACAAAAAAATGCCCTTGTTCCCGAAAGAGTATGGTCTATTTCGATTTGCAATTCCCTTGGTAAGTGTATTTGAGAGTGTGTTTGGTAACGCCTTTGTCAAAATAATAGAAAAACCTTTTCTAGCAGTAGAGTCGGAGGTAGAAAAGGAACAATCCATGGAGAAATTTTGTGACAGGTTTTATCTTGAAGAATCGGATTACATAAGAAAGGCATTCCGTGAAGAAGTGCCCGTTAACAGGGAAGGAATCCGTTTGCTGTTTGGCTACTATCGTTTACATTTACCTAAACTGCTTCATCGCATAACTGCCCCTTGTTTACTTATCTATGCTTCCTTCAAAGATAAGAACATGAAAGAAGAACAAGTAACGGCTAAGGAAATCGAACATTTGCAGCCAAATCAAAATATCGAACTGTTTAAAATGGATACGCAACATTATATGCATTGGGAAGATGAGGAATGCTTAGTTAAAATCAAAGCATTTTTGCTAGATTAG
- a CDS encoding toxic anion resistance protein, which produces MNKEEHNLMNDLLNNPFDEHKRETDTQVPEEKKLIDVLPEEDQERARSLATQIDPTNHKAIISYGTQAQTKLLSFSHSMLDHVQKKDVGEVGQVISDLMKKFNEINPDDLKPEKQNVLKRLFGKLSSSVQETLSKYQKTGAQIDRITVKLERNKEGLLSDISVLEQLYEHNKEYFKGLNVYIAAGELKLEELQEKEIPALRKTAESTNDQMKYQEVNDLIQFTDRLEKRLHDLKLSRQITIQSAPQIRLIQNTNQVLVEKIQSSILTAIPLWKNQIAIALTMFRQQHAVEAQKQVSKTTNDLLLKNAEMLKTNTVETAKLNEQGLVDIETLKTTQENLVSTLEEVFKIQEDGRRKRLEAEQEISTMENEMKQRLLQVKDSN; this is translated from the coding sequence ATGAATAAAGAAGAACATAATTTGATGAACGATTTATTGAACAATCCATTTGATGAGCATAAAAGGGAGACTGATACGCAAGTTCCTGAAGAAAAGAAACTGATTGATGTGCTTCCAGAAGAAGATCAGGAAAGAGCACGCTCACTTGCCACCCAGATTGATCCAACGAATCACAAAGCGATTATTTCCTACGGTACACAGGCACAGACTAAGTTATTATCCTTCTCCCATTCGATGCTCGACCATGTCCAGAAGAAGGATGTTGGGGAAGTCGGCCAAGTAATCAGTGACTTAATGAAGAAATTCAATGAGATCAACCCGGACGATTTAAAGCCGGAGAAGCAAAATGTATTGAAACGCCTATTCGGCAAGCTATCCAGCTCTGTACAGGAGACACTGTCTAAATATCAAAAAACAGGTGCCCAAATTGACCGGATAACGGTGAAATTGGAGCGAAATAAAGAGGGACTGCTATCGGACATCTCGGTGCTTGAACAGCTTTATGAACACAACAAGGAATATTTCAAAGGATTAAATGTCTACATTGCAGCCGGCGAACTGAAGCTGGAGGAATTACAGGAAAAAGAAATACCAGCTTTACGAAAAACGGCTGAATCGACAAATGATCAAATGAAATATCAGGAAGTGAATGACCTGATTCAATTTACAGATCGACTCGAAAAACGACTGCACGATTTGAAACTAAGTCGTCAAATTACGATTCAGAGCGCGCCACAAATACGATTAATTCAAAATACCAATCAGGTACTTGTCGAGAAAATTCAATCATCCATTCTCACGGCGATTCCATTATGGAAGAATCAAATTGCAATCGCGCTAACGATGTTCCGTCAGCAGCATGCCGTCGAAGCGCAGAAACAGGTTTCGAAAACAACGAATGACCTTCTACTGAAAAATGCGGAGATGTTAAAGACCAATACGGTGGAAACCGCAAAGTTGAATGAGCAAGGGCTTGTTGATATTGAGACGTTGAAGACGACCCAGGAGAATTTGGTTTCCACACTGGAAGAAGTGTTCAAGATACAAGAGGATGGACGCAGAAAGCGCTTGGAAGCAGAGCAAGAGATTAGTACAATGGAAAATGAGATGAAACAGCGATTATTGCAGGTTAAGGATAGTAATTAG
- a CDS encoding 5-bromo-4-chloroindolyl phosphate hydrolysis family protein produces the protein MFKLLTVVIGIFIAVPVMITTWFVSFFAIDLSYWYASLLSLIVAGLTYGLVSVISHFRFLKNNQLTLKDYRYIRKNLAEARPKIRRLQKALFSIHHLTFIKDNMDLVRVARKIYRTTKKEPKRFYQGSQFYFSHIDSAVELTEKYALLSSQPAKNKEMELVLKETRHALKDIQAKIEQDLYDILSDDLEQLQFEVDFAKHKKGLDYHE, from the coding sequence ATGTTTAAATTGCTAACAGTAGTCATCGGAATATTCATCGCTGTTCCGGTTATGATTACGACATGGTTCGTTAGTTTTTTTGCTATAGATTTGTCCTATTGGTATGCCTCTCTACTATCATTGATAGTGGCTGGTCTCACCTATGGACTGGTTTCGGTCATCAGTCATTTCCGATTTCTCAAAAATAATCAGTTGACATTAAAGGATTACCGCTACATTCGCAAGAATCTGGCAGAAGCTCGTCCGAAAATACGCCGTTTGCAAAAAGCGCTATTTTCCATTCACCATCTCACTTTTATTAAAGACAACATGGATCTGGTACGAGTGGCCAGAAAGATTTATCGCACGACAAAGAAAGAACCTAAGCGATTCTATCAAGGCAGCCAGTTCTATTTTTCACATATCGATTCAGCGGTAGAGTTAACGGAAAAATATGCCCTGCTCTCATCACAGCCAGCGAAAAACAAGGAGATGGAACTGGTGCTGAAAGAAACACGTCATGCGTTAAAAGATATCCAGGCAAAAATCGAGCAGGATCTCTATGACATTCTCTCCGACGATTTGGAGCAACTGCAATTCGAAGTAGATTTTGCAAAACATAAGAAAGGGTTGGATTACCATGAATAA